The following are from one region of the Pirellulaceae bacterium genome:
- a CDS encoding VWA domain-containing protein: MDREDGKLSSARVADSSVAVLCSLVVHLSLLLLLACWVFASDNLLPGIHLSAQMSTSSETAFQMAAQVEPAEEQDLAVEPSVVEIAEADEAWINALQDLSPEPFGHDLTAAPRSPDGRALAAIGGKSEQSHGGASFFGRYAGGNRFVFVVDSSQSMEGERWNIARKELIECLRGLRPNQEFLVICFDHRTTLMFGDDLSNAHYSPADGKTVAQVARWLRSHLLGHDTMPAIAMALALSLKPDGIFLLSDGELRDNTVSLLTGLNARSASRPQVPIHTIHLMSPVGWETLHRIAEENSGSFVHLQSMNGRVVKIPSVRTASGVPLADYPFANRRP; this comes from the coding sequence ATGGATCGCGAGGATGGTAAGTTAAGCTCCGCTCGTGTTGCCGACAGTAGCGTTGCCGTGCTCTGTAGCTTGGTGGTGCACCTAAGCCTGCTATTGCTGTTGGCCTGCTGGGTATTTGCCAGCGACAACCTGCTGCCTGGGATTCACTTGTCAGCACAGATGTCCACCTCTTCCGAAACTGCGTTCCAAATGGCTGCGCAAGTAGAGCCGGCTGAGGAGCAGGATCTAGCAGTAGAACCTTCAGTGGTTGAAATCGCGGAAGCGGATGAAGCTTGGATCAATGCGCTCCAGGATTTGTCCCCAGAGCCGTTTGGCCACGACCTAACAGCCGCGCCCAGATCGCCAGACGGCAGGGCCCTTGCCGCCATTGGGGGAAAAAGTGAACAATCCCATGGCGGAGCGTCGTTTTTTGGGAGGTACGCCGGCGGAAACCGGTTTGTGTTTGTCGTCGATAGTTCACAAAGTATGGAAGGTGAGCGCTGGAATATCGCTCGCAAAGAGTTGATCGAATGCCTGCGCGGACTGCGTCCAAACCAAGAATTCTTGGTGATCTGCTTTGATCACCGAACAACGCTCATGTTTGGCGACGATCTGTCAAACGCCCACTACAGCCCGGCGGATGGAAAGACAGTGGCTCAGGTTGCGCGCTGGCTGCGATCGCATCTTTTAGGGCACGATACAATGCCTGCCATAGCGATGGCGCTGGCACTGAGTTTAAAGCCGGACGGAATATTCTTGCTGTCTGACGGTGAATTGCGGGATAATACCGTAAGCCTGTTGACGGGGCTGAATGCCCGGTCCGCCTCTCGACCACAGGTTCCCATCCATACGATTCACTTGATGAGTCCTGTAGGCTGGGAAACGCTGCACAGGATTGCTGAGGAAAACAGTGGCTCGTTTGTTCATCTGCAGTCAATGAACGGTCGGGTCGTGAAAATACCCTCCGTCCGGACGGCCTCTGGAGTGCCGCTGGCAGACTACCCGTTTGCAAACCGCCGCCCGTAA
- a CDS encoding FAD-dependent oxidoreductase produces MTTTQLRIVIVGGVAGGATAAARARRANARAEITILEKGPVISFANCGLPYHLGGEIARRESLLVATSKLFWDRFRIRVCTGHEVLAIDRAAKCVAGKTSQGETFSYPYDKLIVATGSEPIRPDFCNVTADNLFQLWTLSDMDLIVDCLSNRTCKRATVIGAGFVGLEVVEQLVQRGLKVDLIERLPQVLGPLDAEMARLVQAELERHEVNVKLNTSVRQLRVDQGRVVRVEQDDGQLLDTNLVIVGAGVRPRTQLAASAGLEIGSGGGVVVNRFCQTSDPDIYAVGDVIEYHHGALGQPMRVPLAGPANRSGRVAGGHAACGHGPLMPPVQGTSIVRVFDVAAGLTGLSERLCAQRGIAYRCATIQAGHHAGYFPGAKNLTLKLVYCPQTRRVLGAQAVGAQGIDKRLDVVATLLHFSGTVDDLAGLDLAYAPPFGSAKDPVHMAAFVAQNDLADYPQLAPAGASLAGIQVVDVRNDDEISKLPLPDAIAIPVDSIVERWQELDPHRQTIVVCHSGKRAHVAASWLKGQGFQDVKNLNGGMSIRQLVAPTTERVDGGSGGT; encoded by the coding sequence ATGACGACAACTCAACTTAGAATCGTAATTGTCGGCGGTGTGGCCGGTGGTGCTACCGCAGCCGCCAGGGCTCGGCGAGCCAATGCCAGGGCCGAAATTACGATTTTGGAAAAAGGGCCTGTCATTTCATTTGCGAACTGCGGACTGCCCTATCATCTGGGAGGCGAGATTGCGCGCCGCGAGTCACTCTTGGTAGCCACCAGTAAGTTATTTTGGGATCGTTTCCGTATTCGCGTCTGCACCGGTCACGAAGTACTGGCTATTGATCGGGCCGCCAAATGTGTGGCTGGAAAAACCAGCCAGGGCGAGACTTTCAGTTATCCCTACGACAAATTAATCGTGGCCACTGGCTCTGAGCCGATTCGCCCTGATTTTTGCAATGTCACGGCAGACAACCTGTTTCAGTTGTGGACACTCAGCGACATGGACCTGATCGTCGACTGCCTGTCAAACCGAACATGCAAACGCGCCACCGTGATCGGTGCGGGCTTTGTAGGGCTGGAGGTGGTCGAGCAGCTAGTGCAGCGCGGGCTCAAGGTCGATCTGATCGAGCGGCTGCCCCAAGTCTTGGGGCCTCTGGATGCCGAGATGGCCCGACTAGTACAAGCCGAATTAGAGCGACATGAAGTCAACGTGAAGTTGAATACGAGCGTACGGCAATTGCGCGTCGATCAGGGGCGCGTCGTCAGGGTGGAGCAGGACGACGGCCAGTTACTGGATACCAATTTGGTAATCGTTGGAGCCGGTGTAAGACCTCGCACTCAGTTGGCAGCTTCGGCTGGTTTAGAAATTGGCTCGGGCGGAGGAGTGGTGGTGAATCGGTTCTGCCAAACCAGCGACCCTGATATTTATGCTGTGGGCGATGTGATTGAATATCATCACGGCGCGCTTGGTCAGCCGATGCGAGTGCCGCTGGCCGGCCCCGCTAATCGTTCGGGTCGAGTAGCTGGAGGTCATGCTGCCTGTGGTCATGGCCCGCTGATGCCGCCGGTTCAAGGGACTTCCATCGTCCGCGTTTTCGACGTGGCGGCTGGCCTGACGGGACTGAGCGAACGGTTGTGCGCTCAGCGTGGCATCGCGTACCGCTGCGCTACGATTCAAGCTGGTCATCACGCAGGTTACTTTCCGGGCGCTAAGAATCTGACGCTCAAACTAGTCTACTGCCCGCAAACTCGTCGCGTGCTGGGGGCTCAGGCCGTGGGTGCTCAGGGGATCGATAAGCGGTTGGATGTGGTGGCGACGCTGCTGCATTTTTCCGGCACGGTCGATGATCTGGCCGGGCTGGACTTGGCATACGCACCGCCGTTTGGATCAGCCAAAGACCCAGTTCACATGGCGGCCTTTGTGGCGCAAAACGATTTGGCTGACTATCCCCAGCTCGCACCTGCTGGCGCGTCTCTGGCCGGTATTCAAGTTGTCGATGTGCGCAACGATGACGAAATCAGCAAACTGCCACTACCCGATGCGATTGCCATTCCGGTTGACTCAATCGTCGAGCGTTGGCAAGAGCTAGATCCTCACCGCCAGACCATCGTGGTGTGTCACTCCGGCAAGCGGGCTCACGTGGCAGCCAGTTGGCTCAAAGGCCAGGGGTTTCAGGACGTCAAGAATCTAAACGGAGGCATGTCGATTCGCCAATTAGTAGCGCCCACGACTGAGCGGGTTGATGGCGGTAGTGGCGGCACCTGA
- a CDS encoding cupin domain-containing protein, whose protein sequence is MASLPFEFIDFAALPGVECPCGVARRGLMDQLQVPYSLHITDISKDARVHYHRQTTETYLFLACDQDAQMELDGRLLPVRPQTALVIYPGTRHRAVGTMRVAIIASPKFDESDEYFD, encoded by the coding sequence ATGGCCAGCTTGCCGTTTGAATTCATCGACTTCGCAGCGCTGCCCGGAGTCGAGTGTCCGTGTGGAGTAGCTCGACGCGGTTTGATGGACCAACTACAGGTGCCATACTCGCTGCATATAACGGACATATCCAAGGATGCCCGTGTCCACTACCACCGGCAAACCACCGAGACCTATCTATTTCTGGCCTGCGACCAAGACGCTCAAATGGAACTGGACGGACGGTTGTTGCCTGTGCGACCACAAACCGCACTTGTCATTTATCCGGGAACCCGCCATAGGGCTGTGGGAACCATGAGAGTCGCTATAATAGCTTCGCCGAAATTTGATGAAAGCGACGAGTACTTCGACTGA
- a CDS encoding response regulator, which produces MSKVVLDVGNCGPDHNSICNLVTGRFKAQVIQAHGAEDAIQILATRQIDLVLINRKLDQDYSDGVEVLKAIKADERFRSVPVMLITNYEEHQQQAVSLGALPGFGKLALSSPQTIRRLAAILSERDETPA; this is translated from the coding sequence ATGTCCAAAGTAGTTCTCGATGTGGGTAATTGCGGTCCAGACCACAACTCAATTTGCAATCTGGTTACTGGCCGATTCAAAGCTCAGGTAATTCAGGCGCACGGGGCTGAGGATGCGATTCAAATCCTTGCCACCCGCCAAATTGACTTGGTGCTCATCAACCGCAAGCTCGACCAGGACTACTCCGACGGCGTTGAAGTGCTGAAGGCGATTAAAGCGGACGAACGATTTCGATCGGTGCCTGTAATGCTAATAACAAACTACGAAGAACATCAACAACAGGCGGTATCGCTCGGAGCCCTGCCTGGGTTTGGAAAGCTAGCACTATCGTCACCGCAAACCATTCGGCGACTGGCTGCCATCTTGTCGGAGCGCGATGAAACGCCGGCTTAA
- a CDS encoding cytochrome c yields the protein MGCKRSEPAFSTNGVQVLRLEKEIGQALPSQALSDIAHSLEDIFGTPNDPRFPAEGITSVLSLANLKRAAGPVSSDEEDTQFGLYRKHCVRCHGLTGDGRGAAARMLAPYPRDFRMGKFKFKSTPIGTKPTRADLARTLRQGIPGTSMPAFDLLKGEDIEALVDYVIYLSVRGQTERALLDEIAYNSDSQADTVATDKIVARLLTQWRVPSQPESEPPAGWVAWGQAAKGSEEQSRLSQSVERGRQLFQSELAGCAKCHGETGAGGRWQGDFDDWTKDWTSATGIHTTDKASLKPFFRAGAFKPISNSARDLTLGVFRGGARPADLYNRIVHGIEGTPMPAAAVQPSVPQGLTTEQVWDVVNYLLSLTKSTPHVTSDAPTQAARQNPDEHLSQETTL from the coding sequence GTGGGATGCAAGCGCAGCGAGCCGGCGTTTTCGACCAACGGCGTGCAAGTCCTTCGACTGGAAAAGGAAATTGGCCAGGCATTGCCCAGCCAAGCGCTGTCAGACATCGCCCATTCTCTTGAGGACATCTTTGGTACACCAAACGATCCGCGATTTCCTGCCGAAGGAATAACATCTGTTTTATCCTTAGCTAATTTGAAGCGTGCTGCAGGCCCCGTTTCGAGCGACGAGGAGGATACGCAGTTCGGTTTGTATCGCAAGCATTGCGTTCGCTGCCACGGTCTAACCGGCGATGGAAGAGGTGCTGCGGCAAGAATGCTGGCTCCTTATCCGCGCGACTTTCGTATGGGAAAATTCAAATTCAAATCAACGCCCATCGGCACCAAGCCGACTCGTGCAGACCTGGCTCGCACGCTTCGCCAAGGCATCCCTGGTACCAGCATGCCTGCCTTTGATTTGCTAAAGGGCGAAGACATCGAGGCCCTGGTAGATTATGTAATCTACCTTAGCGTTCGCGGTCAAACCGAACGAGCGCTCTTGGACGAAATCGCCTACAATTCCGACAGTCAAGCGGACACAGTAGCCACCGACAAGATTGTTGCCCGATTGTTGACTCAGTGGCGAGTTCCATCGCAGCCCGAATCTGAACCTCCAGCCGGTTGGGTCGCCTGGGGTCAGGCGGCCAAGGGCTCCGAAGAACAAAGTCGGTTAAGTCAGTCAGTAGAACGTGGGCGGCAACTTTTTCAAAGTGAGTTGGCCGGGTGTGCCAAGTGCCACGGTGAAACCGGTGCGGGTGGTCGCTGGCAAGGAGACTTCGACGACTGGACGAAAGACTGGACCAGTGCCACCGGTATCCACACTACGGATAAAGCCTCCCTCAAGCCATTCTTCCGCGCTGGTGCATTTAAGCCCATATCCAATTCAGCTCGCGATTTGACATTGGGGGTTTTTCGCGGTGGAGCACGACCTGCCGACTTGTACAACCGAATCGTGCATGGCATCGAAGGCACACCCATGCCGGCGGCTGCAGTTCAGCCGTCTGTACCCCAGGGACTGACGACCGAGCAGGTATGGGATGTGGTGAATTACTTACTGAGCCTGACCAAGAGCACTCCCCATGTCACCAGCGATGCACCGACGCAGGCTGCACGGCAGAATCCCGACGAACACTTGAGTCAGGAGACCACACTGTGA
- a CDS encoding COX15/CtaA family protein, translated as MSQGRQVQPTAEVRHCNSVDSGYCRIVHGLAVSLTIAVFPLIWVGGLVTTYGAGMAVPDWPGTYGWNMFLYPPSTWLYGGFDLMVEHGHRLLGSLAGMLSIALVVAAMRWDQRCWFRRWCVIVLLAVIAQGVLGGLRVRLDERFVALIHGCIAQLFLAMATATAVMSSRWWHAAEPRGGSSASASRRLAIIASALLLLAYAQVVAGAHLRHAAVDTQPGTFMGFVHIHLMLAALVAMTSVTAAVLTGRQQLFGGVKRPAKLILLVIVCQVFLGCGTWLVRYALPWQELSSGLAQYTIRAQGYWESAIVTGHVATGALVISLATMLTLRAWRSRWYP; from the coding sequence GTGAGCCAGGGACGACAGGTGCAGCCGACGGCGGAGGTTCGCCATTGCAATTCAGTCGATAGCGGCTATTGCCGCATCGTCCATGGGCTGGCCGTTTCACTGACAATTGCCGTCTTTCCGTTGATTTGGGTGGGAGGTCTGGTGACCACCTACGGCGCAGGAATGGCGGTTCCCGATTGGCCAGGGACCTATGGTTGGAATATGTTTCTGTATCCGCCCTCGACTTGGTTGTACGGCGGATTCGATCTGATGGTCGAACATGGTCATCGGTTGTTGGGGTCATTGGCCGGAATGCTGTCGATTGCCCTCGTCGTCGCTGCAATGCGATGGGACCAGCGGTGTTGGTTCCGGCGCTGGTGTGTGATCGTGCTGCTAGCGGTCATTGCACAAGGTGTACTGGGCGGTCTGAGAGTGCGTTTGGACGAGCGATTTGTGGCGCTGATTCATGGTTGTATTGCGCAACTGTTTTTGGCGATGGCTACGGCCACGGCGGTGATGAGTTCCCGTTGGTGGCACGCCGCCGAGCCGCGCGGCGGCTCGAGCGCATCAGCATCTCGCCGCTTGGCGATCATTGCTAGCGCCCTGCTGCTGCTCGCCTACGCACAAGTTGTCGCCGGAGCCCATCTGCGTCACGCAGCGGTTGATACGCAACCTGGCACGTTCATGGGATTTGTGCATATTCACCTGATGCTGGCTGCCTTAGTAGCGATGACCAGTGTAACTGCGGCTGTTTTGACCGGCCGCCAGCAGCTTTTTGGGGGTGTCAAGCGGCCGGCGAAGCTTATACTGTTAGTTATCGTCTGCCAAGTATTTCTTGGCTGCGGAACGTGGCTGGTTCGCTATGCGTTGCCTTGGCAAGAGTTGAGTAGTGGGCTAGCGCAGTATACGATTCGCGCTCAAGGTTATTGGGAAAGTGCTATCGTAACCGGTCACGTAGCAACAGGCGCACTGGTCATCAGCCTAGCGACCATGCTCACCCTGCGGGCTTGGCGCAGCCGATGGTACCCATAA
- the cyoE gene encoding heme o synthase, whose amino-acid sequence MEQASAIVTATLGQRLGYFIELTKPRILLMILISVVMAFVAAGGHAPLLSLLHACVGTAMVAASASVMNQWYERERDAVMIRTSQRPLPTGRIAASQAAWMGWLLVIAGSLYLAWLVNLPTMLIGLATWGTYVWIYTPLKMVSWTNTLVGTIPGALPVWMGWTAAEGSLSAPYAWILLGLLVAWQLPHFMAIAWMYRQQYEAAGYQMITVTDKTGRGAAWHAMTGSLALIVLAILAIPPSNFGLGVLCTLAVLLALWQTATAWRFSRQPDQATARRMLHVSLLHLPLTILLVSISIWMR is encoded by the coding sequence GTGGAACAAGCTTCGGCGATCGTAACGGCAACTCTGGGCCAACGGCTGGGCTATTTCATCGAGTTGACTAAGCCTCGTATTTTGCTGATGATCCTGATCTCAGTCGTCATGGCCTTCGTGGCCGCTGGGGGACACGCACCGCTGCTGTCGCTGCTGCATGCCTGCGTGGGAACGGCAATGGTTGCCGCCAGCGCCAGCGTGATGAATCAATGGTACGAACGTGAACGCGATGCGGTGATGATTCGTACCAGCCAGCGACCACTGCCCACCGGTCGAATCGCTGCCAGCCAAGCGGCCTGGATGGGCTGGCTGTTGGTGATCGCCGGATCGTTGTACTTGGCGTGGCTTGTAAACTTGCCAACCATGCTCATCGGCCTGGCGACATGGGGAACATACGTATGGATTTATACTCCCCTTAAAATGGTTAGCTGGACCAACACGCTTGTGGGAACAATCCCTGGCGCCTTACCGGTGTGGATGGGTTGGACAGCGGCTGAAGGTTCACTTTCGGCTCCGTACGCTTGGATTCTGTTGGGTCTGCTGGTAGCTTGGCAGCTGCCGCATTTCATGGCCATTGCTTGGATGTATCGTCAGCAGTATGAAGCGGCCGGCTACCAAATGATTACCGTCACCGACAAGACGGGGCGCGGGGCCGCTTGGCATGCCATGACCGGCTCGTTGGCGCTAATCGTCTTGGCAATACTGGCGATCCCTCCCAGCAACTTTGGACTGGGCGTATTGTGCACGCTGGCCGTGTTGCTGGCCCTGTGGCAGACGGCGACTGCGTGGCGCTTCTCGCGGCAGCCCGATCAGGCGACAGCCAGGCGTATGCTGCACGTGAGTCTTTTGCACTTGCCGCTAACAATCCTGTTGGTTTCAATTTCCATTTGGATGCGTTAA
- a CDS encoding tetratricopeptide repeat protein has translation MARKKKRDATGSHKLLAGASEQRSPAVTGGLLSSEAVRSDNPTEPAANHEKPRFLLATALLILLPCVAYLPLLRADFIWDDDSYVVNNSTLRNLEGLYRMWLEPRAIPQYYPLVHTTYWIEYHLWGLKPTGYHVVNVLLHAAASWLIWRLLRLLNVAGAWWVAAIFAVHPVMVESVAWITERKNVLSLPLALASLMCYCKYSQLGQPNPDPGKSNLRLYWASLLLFGAALLSKTVVCTLPAVILVLRWWKTGVSPWKSLRPLIPFFVLGGGLGLATAWLEKYHVGARGNEWAMTLVERVLLAGRVVWFYASKLVWPEPLIFFYPRWTVTATQAWQFAFPLAALAVIGGLWLARGRLGRGPLAAVLIFVGVLFPALGFFDVYPFRYSFVADHFQYHASIAFVTLVVAAAYKFYAAWQPTLPSSTHRVLKGVACTLIAALALLTFRRTWDYRGLESIYRDTLAKNPAAWGASVNLAKFYLYQGRQQEALEVAQQGVLASPHIADVYNSLGGVVLKLALNQGIQPEQLDQAAEHFRKTIEIEPNYAEAIDNLTNVLVIQEQYEQALPLFQKLTQLEPDNVDAKLGLAHSLVKVGRAPEAAELLPSILERQPEHPQALFLAGLLSSQLGQFDTAIKHFTSALRNRPVYPEASFELGTAMAARQQWSAARDQYLKVIKHQPWHARARNNLGVAYMNLEQTKEAIEQFTQAVSLAPDYTSAVDNLNRARQALDPNPTPTETQPP, from the coding sequence ATGGCACGTAAGAAAAAACGCGATGCAACCGGCAGTCACAAATTGTTGGCTGGCGCTAGCGAGCAACGATCACCGGCGGTGACAGGCGGTTTGCTATCCTCAGAGGCAGTCCGGAGCGATAACCCGACGGAGCCAGCTGCCAATCATGAAAAACCGCGATTTCTACTGGCTACAGCTCTACTGATTCTTCTGCCCTGCGTGGCCTATTTGCCGTTGTTGCGAGCCGATTTTATATGGGACGACGACTCGTATGTCGTCAACAATTCGACGCTCCGCAATCTGGAGGGACTGTATCGCATGTGGTTGGAGCCGCGAGCGATCCCGCAATACTATCCGTTGGTTCACACAACGTATTGGATTGAATATCACTTGTGGGGACTGAAGCCGACCGGCTACCACGTGGTGAATGTACTGCTGCATGCGGCGGCGAGTTGGCTAATTTGGCGTTTGCTGCGCCTGTTGAACGTTGCAGGAGCGTGGTGGGTAGCGGCAATTTTTGCAGTCCATCCGGTGATGGTCGAGTCGGTCGCATGGATCACAGAACGCAAGAACGTTCTGTCGCTGCCGTTGGCTCTGGCCAGTCTAATGTGTTATTGCAAGTACTCTCAGCTGGGTCAGCCAAATCCAGATCCGGGCAAGTCTAACTTGCGCCTGTACTGGGCTTCGCTGCTGTTGTTTGGCGCTGCACTGCTCAGCAAGACCGTAGTCTGTACCCTGCCAGCAGTGATTCTTGTTCTCCGGTGGTGGAAGACCGGCGTATCGCCCTGGAAGAGCTTGCGACCACTGATCCCGTTCTTCGTACTGGGTGGCGGTCTGGGGCTGGCCACGGCGTGGCTAGAGAAGTATCACGTGGGTGCGCGAGGCAATGAGTGGGCGATGACACTGGTGGAACGCGTCTTGTTGGCAGGTCGTGTCGTATGGTTTTATGCCAGCAAGCTGGTTTGGCCCGAGCCACTGATCTTTTTCTATCCGCGCTGGACGGTGACTGCAACACAAGCTTGGCAATTTGCATTTCCGCTAGCAGCATTGGCAGTAATCGGTGGGCTGTGGTTGGCACGAGGTAGGCTGGGACGCGGGCCGCTAGCTGCAGTGCTGATCTTTGTCGGCGTACTCTTTCCGGCGCTTGGGTTTTTCGATGTCTATCCTTTCCGCTACTCGTTTGTGGCCGACCATTTTCAGTATCATGCCAGCATCGCCTTCGTGACTCTTGTCGTGGCCGCTGCCTATAAATTTTACGCCGCGTGGCAACCCACGCTCCCCTCGAGTACCCACCGCGTCCTCAAAGGCGTAGCTTGTACGTTGATCGCTGCCTTAGCGCTGCTGACGTTCCGCCGCACATGGGACTATCGAGGTCTGGAAAGCATCTATCGCGACACGCTGGCCAAGAATCCGGCGGCATGGGGAGCGTCGGTCAATCTGGCCAAGTTCTACCTGTACCAGGGACGTCAGCAGGAAGCCCTGGAGGTGGCTCAACAGGGTGTTCTCGCTTCGCCACACATCGCCGATGTTTACAATTCACTGGGAGGCGTCGTCTTAAAATTGGCACTGAATCAAGGAATTCAGCCGGAACAACTGGATCAGGCCGCTGAACATTTTCGCAAGACGATCGAGATTGAGCCTAACTACGCTGAAGCCATCGACAATCTGACCAACGTATTGGTTATTCAAGAGCAATATGAGCAAGCGCTTCCGCTTTTCCAGAAGTTGACTCAACTGGAGCCTGACAATGTTGATGCCAAACTCGGCTTGGCACACTCCTTGGTCAAAGTTGGGCGGGCACCTGAGGCGGCTGAACTTTTGCCTTCGATCTTGGAGCGCCAACCTGAACATCCTCAAGCTCTTTTTTTGGCTGGGCTGCTGAGTTCTCAATTGGGCCAATTCGACACAGCCATTAAGCACTTCACTTCGGCCCTGCGCAACCGACCGGTGTACCCTGAAGCCAGTTTCGAACTCGGGACAGCGATGGCAGCTCGCCAACAATGGTCAGCCGCTCGCGATCAGTACCTGAAGGTTATCAAGCATCAACCATGGCACGCCCGAGCGCGCAATAACCTGGGCGTGGCCTACATGAATCTTGAGCAGACGAAGGAGGCAATCGAGCAATTCACCCAAGCCGTATCGTTAGCGCCCGACTATACTTCAGCTGTAGACAATCTGAATCGCGCACGTCAAGCGCTCGATCCGAATCCTACACCTACCGAAACACAGCCACCCTAA
- a CDS encoding ferrous iron transport protein A, with product MVSDQGDEVFPLELLGSGDVACVVEVLGDAVKVHQLAEIGLRKGCSIRMIRPGQPCLLAIEGRRLSLRLNHEVDILVGTTKLEY from the coding sequence ATGGTTTCTGACCAAGGCGATGAAGTCTTCCCGTTGGAGTTACTGGGCTCTGGCGACGTAGCCTGCGTTGTCGAGGTGCTGGGGGATGCTGTCAAAGTACACCAACTTGCTGAAATTGGTTTGCGCAAAGGCTGCTCGATTCGTATGATTCGTCCTGGACAACCCTGCCTTCTAGCGATCGAAGGCCGACGGCTCAGCCTGCGGCTCAATCATGAAGTGGATATCTTGGTTGGCACGACCAAACTCGAATACTAG
- a CDS encoding ferrous iron transport protein A, translating into MPTLADIGVGKSAVVEEIVGDDAVAARIMEMGVTDGEVLKVVGMAPLGDPLEIEVCGYRLSLRKSEADRIAVRTAQESDVD; encoded by the coding sequence ATGCCAACTCTCGCGGACATTGGTGTAGGAAAATCGGCCGTTGTCGAAGAGATTGTCGGCGACGATGCGGTGGCGGCCCGAATCATGGAAATGGGCGTTACAGACGGTGAAGTGTTGAAAGTTGTCGGTATGGCTCCGCTGGGTGATCCGTTGGAGATCGAAGTTTGCGGCTACCGACTATCGCTGCGCAAGAGTGAAGCCGATCGCATCGCGGTCCGAACCGCTCAGGAATCTGATGTGGACTAG